In a genomic window of Myotis daubentonii chromosome X, mMyoDau2.1, whole genome shotgun sequence:
- the LOC132225106 gene encoding charged multivesicular body protein 1B1-like: MSARVDAVAARVQTAVTMGKVTKSMAGVVKSMDATLRSMNLEKISALMDKFEHQFETLDVQTQQMEDTMSSTTTLTTPQSQVDMLLQEMADEAGLDLNMELPQGQTGSVGTSVASMEQDELSQRLARLRDQV, encoded by the coding sequence ATGAGTGCTAGGGTTGATGCTGTGGCAGCCAGAGTTCAAACTGCAGTAACAATGGGCAAGGTAACCAAGTCCATGGCAGGTGTAGTTAAATCTATGGATGCTACATTGAGGAGTATGAACCTTGAAAAGATTTCTGCCCTGATGGACAAATTTGAACACCAATTTGAAACACTGGATGTTCAAACACAACAAATGGAAGACACAATGAGTAGTACTACAACCCTAACAACACCACAAAGCCAAGTGGATATGCTGCTTCAAGAAATGGCAGATGAAGCTGGCCTTGATCTCAATATGGAACTACCACAGGGTCAGACAGGATCTGTTGGCACCAGTGTTGCTTCCATGGAACAGGATGAACTATCTCAGAGACTTGCCCGTCTACGTGATCAAGTGTAA